In one window of Fictibacillus phosphorivorans DNA:
- a CDS encoding T7SS effector LXG polymorphic toxin has product MGSKVYEAPTLKAATKERAQHYERLRELFVGLKKEFGKIVDDGQFQGHGAEAIKGFYQAQSVIVDAWLRFIDVNIEFFKSIPGYAEDANLAENTLVQVPFLEENVSQGLKSAKDSVADQQESLQNIFNGINDLVSLTVFSKDPFDEQMDQAEKKRTRTVEAVNAIDQQLTQEYLGLQNLVEQVNELYSAMINATRQGENISPLYFNAEAYKTSSVFQMQSELKTQAAGYVEHKRSERRLKEMKSLSEMTKQQSIKKEDKGFFTEIWDNVQSGSGSALDDTVDGLVYMVKNPGETFDGLKYAAKHPIKTGSAAWDQLSTSFNEEVIHGDAGSRAHYFSYMGTQLGVSVLGGKGIDKLSKVSKVDLAKGMGKVKKHTYVVNKKSTDYLERFNLLFAKERIVTAEGYSFNANDLENMKKEKAILQAFKVREVKDKGNVNFKNIDEFIEGTKTFDDVVDDFARLYSEKIQTNKIWSWNKSFHGGEYLTARQRKLIKEKAIAGGQIPNVNVIKADGLKYGFADFKSAGLVVDTRYLPKSLWLKSDEAQFEWLDNIIGGRPEGMTWHHTEVPGKMELVPFGIHNITIHNGGRSTGMWADAPR; this is encoded by the coding sequence ATGGGAAGCAAAGTGTATGAAGCACCAACTTTAAAAGCTGCAACCAAAGAACGAGCCCAACACTATGAGAGGTTACGAGAACTGTTTGTTGGATTAAAAAAAGAGTTTGGTAAAATTGTAGATGACGGGCAATTTCAAGGACATGGAGCAGAAGCGATCAAAGGCTTCTATCAAGCGCAAAGTGTTATCGTAGACGCATGGCTTCGGTTCATTGATGTGAACATCGAGTTTTTTAAAAGCATTCCAGGGTATGCTGAAGATGCTAATTTGGCAGAAAACACACTGGTCCAAGTTCCGTTTCTCGAGGAAAATGTTAGCCAAGGATTAAAATCAGCAAAAGACAGTGTCGCTGATCAACAGGAATCTCTACAGAACATATTTAATGGGATCAATGATCTTGTATCATTGACTGTCTTCTCAAAAGATCCATTTGATGAGCAGATGGATCAAGCCGAAAAGAAACGGACGCGAACCGTTGAAGCGGTTAACGCAATCGACCAGCAGCTCACTCAAGAATATCTTGGGTTACAGAACCTAGTAGAGCAAGTGAACGAATTGTACTCAGCCATGATAAACGCAACGCGTCAAGGCGAGAATATCTCTCCACTATACTTTAACGCAGAAGCTTATAAGACGAGCTCAGTGTTTCAGATGCAAAGCGAACTAAAAACGCAAGCAGCAGGTTATGTGGAGCATAAGAGAAGTGAACGAAGACTAAAAGAGATGAAGAGCCTTTCAGAGATGACGAAGCAACAATCGATAAAAAAGGAAGACAAAGGCTTTTTCACAGAAATTTGGGATAACGTTCAGAGTGGATCTGGTAGCGCTCTTGATGATACCGTAGACGGTCTTGTGTATATGGTGAAAAACCCAGGAGAAACTTTCGATGGATTAAAATATGCCGCAAAGCACCCCATCAAAACAGGAAGTGCGGCTTGGGATCAACTATCCACATCATTTAACGAAGAAGTTATTCACGGAGATGCGGGCAGCCGGGCGCACTACTTTTCCTATATGGGCACCCAGCTTGGAGTTAGCGTCTTAGGTGGAAAAGGGATTGATAAGCTCTCTAAAGTGTCAAAAGTAGATCTGGCCAAAGGCATGGGGAAAGTAAAGAAGCACACGTATGTAGTGAACAAGAAATCCACTGATTATCTTGAGAGATTTAATCTTTTGTTTGCGAAAGAGAGAATAGTTACTGCAGAAGGTTATAGTTTTAACGCAAACGACTTAGAAAATATGAAAAAAGAAAAGGCAATTTTGCAGGCTTTTAAGGTGAGAGAGGTTAAAGATAAGGGTAATGTAAACTTTAAAAATATTGATGAGTTTATTGAAGGTACCAAAACTTTTGATGATGTTGTTGATGATTTTGCTCGGCTATACAGTGAAAAAATCCAAACAAACAAAATTTGGTCTTGGAATAAATCTTTTCATGGTGGAGAGTACTTAACTGCTCGGCAGCGTAAATTAATAAAGGAGAAAGCAATTGCAGGTGGCCAAATTCCAAATGTAAATGTTATTAAAGCAGATGGATTGAAGTATGGTTTTGCAGATTTTAAGAGTGCTGGACTTGTGGTAGATACAAGATATTTACCAAAAAGCCTCTGGTTAAAGTCTGACGAGGCACAATTTGAATGGCTAGATAACATTATTGGAGGAAGACCAGAAGGAATGACATGGCACCATACTGAAGTGCCAGGTAAAATGGAGCTAGTACCTTTTGGAATACACAATATTACTATCCATAATGGTGGCAGATCTACTGGAATGTGGGCAGATGCTCCAAGATAG